In Caldicellulosiruptor morganii, the following proteins share a genomic window:
- a CDS encoding ECF transporter S component, with protein MGQKTRFWVFSGLLAAAVFVLTFTIKIPLPAGYFNIGDVIIMLASILFGKGIGFLAGSFGSALADVTSGYLIYAPFTFIVKGLEGYICGIVFESLKKDKKEIPGFIISSILSGIWMAAGYFLSEAFVLKYLSSALNVNRDLQFGLKTALVNFPFNLLQGILSAVITIILVFPLYRNKFIGKMRI; from the coding sequence ATGGGACAAAAAACCAGGTTCTGGGTATTTTCAGGGTTGCTTGCTGCAGCTGTTTTTGTTCTGACATTTACAATTAAGATACCACTGCCAGCAGGCTATTTTAATATTGGTGATGTTATTATTATGCTGGCGTCAATTTTGTTTGGCAAAGGGATTGGTTTTTTGGCTGGTTCTTTTGGTTCTGCTCTGGCAGATGTGACATCAGGGTATCTTATCTATGCTCCATTTACATTTATTGTTAAAGGTCTGGAAGGATATATTTGTGGTATTGTATTTGAAAGTTTAAAAAAAGATAAAAAAGAAATTCCTGGTTTTATTATCTCCAGCATTTTAAGTGGTATCTGGATGGCAGCGGGATATTTTCTATCTGAAGCTTTTGTATTAAAATATCTATCATCAGCATTAAATGTTAATAGAGACCTTCAATTTGGTTTGAAAACTGCGCTTGTGAATTTTCCTTTTAATCTACTTCAGGGAATTTTATCGGCAGTGATTACTATAATACTGGTATTTCCGCTGTATAGAAATAAATTTATCGGGAAGATGAGAATTTGA
- the ytxC gene encoding putative sporulation protein YtxC, with product MQILSLGVAEDPLFVYSSLKKQLGEIESLKALSIEQRQSGKITFYGIFLSDEEIKKNLDLHTYERIRYFIAAAICNVIIEYTRERLIDKLIEENYYFLDRIEREKILCESKKRVSEIIESNGFSNVKYEIIKKILEFLDSNFEFNFEGFLTFRLKDYLKVIKDVIEDVASKYFFEREYIQFVNLLKYFVSLQNTKIDLIHILPDEKAYILYDREFKEIRDEFFEMLSKNLKLNLAKEDVLLSRLISLSPQQIIFHEHGYTDFSRDILDLLSLIFEDRICFCRECDIKISNPLPKSED from the coding sequence GTGCAAATATTGAGTTTGGGAGTGGCAGAGGATCCTTTATTTGTATATAGCAGCTTGAAGAAGCAGCTTGGAGAAATTGAAAGTTTAAAAGCTCTTTCGATAGAGCAAAGACAAAGTGGCAAAATAACTTTTTATGGAATATTTTTAAGTGATGAGGAAATAAAGAAAAACCTTGATTTGCACACATATGAAAGAATAAGATATTTTATTGCAGCGGCAATATGCAATGTGATAATTGAATATACCCGGGAAAGGCTTATTGATAAGTTAATAGAGGAGAATTACTATTTTTTAGATAGAATAGAAAGAGAAAAGATCCTATGTGAAAGCAAAAAAAGGGTAAGTGAGATAATTGAAAGCAATGGCTTTTCAAATGTGAAGTATGAGATAATAAAAAAAATTTTGGAGTTTCTTGATTCTAATTTTGAGTTCAATTTTGAAGGCTTTTTAACTTTCAGGTTAAAAGACTATCTAAAAGTTATTAAAGATGTAATTGAAGATGTAGCAAGTAAATACTTTTTTGAAAGAGAATATATTCAATTTGTAAATCTTTTAAAATATTTTGTCAGTCTTCAGAATACAAAAATAGATTTAATTCACATCCTGCCAGATGAAAAAGCATATATCCTGTATGACCGGGAATTTAAAGAGATAAGAGATGAATTTTTTGAGATGCTATCTAAGAATTTGAAGTTGAATCTGGCTAAGGAAGATGTTTTGCTCAGCAGGCTTATTTCTCTTTCACCGCAGCAGATTATCTTTCATGAACATGGTTATACAGACTTTTCACGGGATATTCTGGATTTGCTTTCTCTTATATTCGAAGATAGAATTTGCTTTTGCAGGGAATGTGATATTAAAATTTCAAATCCTTTGCCCAAAAGTGAGGATTAA
- a CDS encoding chemotaxis protein CheA: MNELSKDPMFEIFISEAREIINGLEKIFIELKEGNVEEKFAIEEALRLLHTLKGSSAMMGYQDISKICHKLEDIFVNLKSTSISTKNIDKFILYMLKITDFLNSQIVSIENMLPLSSYEDIENVLLELESALLQEPEDINNEKGKKYLIVLCFEDGWEMENLRAFLIVQKLKEYVNVLEYFPPNIETDTSTAETIKREGFKILIETSISKEDILCLFNDFAWVKSIKIEEKMENEKNIFEKNNEREENCAKSVSAAGRLINVNIEKVDKLVDLIGEMVVTFSMLTQHPDIEKIKTESFKSIALQMSKLIRDIQEIAMSMRMVPLSSTFQKLKRIVVEMSAKLNKQVEVHISGEETELDKTLIEHLTDPLIHLIRNAVDHGIEEKDERLKKGKTPHGNIYISAKNSGSDVLITIEDDGRGLDRSKIIKKALERGLISEENDVDEQLVYDLIFHTGFSTKEEATEYSGRGVGLDIVKSNVQKIDGTVFVDSQKDTGTRFTIRIPLTLAIIDGMLVKVNEQIFVLPLSNVIETFKVEKEDIIAEGDYQFIYKRGACYKVIDLRKVFYSKEALEDQRTFYIGVQVGSSNKMAVLLVDEMVSQQQVVIKSLPQIVDRIKGISGCTLLGNGGIAMILDVDSLIERW; the protein is encoded by the coding sequence GTGAATGAGCTAAGTAAAGACCCCATGTTTGAAATATTTATTTCTGAAGCAAGAGAAATTATAAATGGTTTGGAAAAGATATTTATAGAACTAAAGGAAGGAAATGTTGAGGAAAAGTTTGCTATTGAAGAAGCATTGAGATTGCTGCATACCTTGAAAGGTTCATCGGCTATGATGGGTTATCAGGATATTTCAAAAATCTGTCACAAATTAGAAGATATATTTGTTAATTTAAAATCAACCAGTATTTCAACGAAAAATATTGACAAATTCATATTATATATGTTAAAAATTACTGATTTTTTAAACTCCCAGATTGTTTCAATTGAAAATATGTTACCGCTGTCTTCCTATGAAGATATTGAAAATGTTTTATTGGAGTTAGAAAGCGCTTTGCTGCAAGAACCAGAAGATATCAATAATGAAAAGGGCAAAAAATATTTGATTGTTTTGTGCTTTGAAGATGGCTGGGAAATGGAAAATTTACGTGCATTTTTGATTGTTCAGAAGCTAAAAGAATATGTAAATGTTTTAGAATATTTCCCACCCAATATAGAGACTGATACTTCAACTGCTGAAACTATAAAAAGAGAAGGTTTTAAAATACTAATTGAGACCTCAATTAGTAAAGAAGATATTTTATGTCTTTTCAATGATTTTGCATGGGTTAAAAGTATCAAGATAGAAGAAAAAATGGAAAATGAAAAGAACATTTTTGAAAAGAACAATGAAAGAGAGGAGAACTGTGCAAAGAGTGTATCTGCAGCAGGACGACTTATCAATGTCAATATTGAAAAGGTAGATAAATTGGTTGATTTAATTGGCGAAATGGTTGTGACGTTTTCTATGTTAACTCAACATCCAGATATCGAAAAGATAAAGACTGAAAGTTTTAAAAGCATAGCCCTGCAGATGTCAAAACTCATACGGGACATACAGGAAATAGCTATGTCCATGAGAATGGTGCCTCTTTCCAGTACCTTTCAAAAACTAAAAAGAATTGTAGTTGAAATGTCTGCAAAGCTAAACAAACAGGTTGAGGTGCATATAAGTGGTGAAGAAACAGAACTTGACAAGACTTTAATTGAGCATTTGACCGACCCTCTGATTCACTTAATCAGGAATGCAGTTGATCATGGTATAGAAGAAAAAGATGAGCGGCTAAAGAAAGGGAAAACACCTCATGGTAATATCTATATAAGTGCTAAAAATAGTGGTTCTGATGTTTTAATAACCATTGAAGATGATGGCAGAGGTCTTGACAGATCAAAGATTATAAAAAAGGCTCTGGAAAGAGGACTTATTTCTGAAGAAAATGATGTAGATGAACAGCTTGTATATGACCTAATATTTCATACAGGTTTTTCTACAAAAGAAGAAGCAACAGAGTATTCGGGCAGAGGAGTTGGGCTTGACATTGTAAAGAGTAATGTTCAGAAAATAGATGGCACAGTATTTGTGGACTCTCAAAAAGATACAGGAACCAGATTTACCATTAGAATTCCACTTACACTGGCTATTATTGATGGGATGCTTGTGAAAGTAAATGAACAGATATTTGTTTTACCTCTGTCCAATGTTATAGAAACATTTAAGGTTGAAAAAGAAGATATAATTGCTGAAGGGGATTATCAGTTTATATACAAAAGAGGAGCTTGCTATAAAGTTATTGACCTGCGAAAGGTTTTTTATAGTAAAGAAGCTCTGGAGGACCAAAGAACATTTTATATAGGAGTTCAGGTAGGCAGTAGCAATAAAATGGCAGTGCTACTGGTAGATGAGATGGTTTCTCAGCAGCAGGTTGTTATAAAGTCGCTGCCTCAGATTGTTGACAGAATAAAAGGAATTTCAGGATGCACGCTTTTAGGAAATGGTGGTATTGCTATGATTTTAGACGTTGATAGCTTGATAGAAAGGTGGTGA
- a CDS encoding pyrimidine-nucleoside phosphorylase — protein MLVTEIIRKKRDGLELSKEEMEFLINGYINDQIPDYQMSAFLMAVYFRGMTKNELTTFTMLMAQSGEMVDLSKIDGIKVDKHSSGGIADTTTLVLIPLAASVGVKVAKMSGRGLSHTGGTIDKLESIPGFKTELSKLEFIEAVNKVGAAIVGQSKDLVPADKKIYALRDVTATVESIPLIASSIMSKKIASGADKIILDVKFGKGAFMKKYEDAKELAKTMVEIGNLAGRETVAYVTDMNQPLGLMIGNSLEVIEAIEVLKGRGHEDLRNLCIEFATEMMILSGVERNRERAKEKLIESIEKSYALNKFKEIIQNQGGNPEVVDDYSLLPQAKYVYELKCEEDVYIKDIDALKLGIAALKLGSGRQKKDDIIDYAVGIELFGKTGCKIEKGKPYARIYANQESKLNEAISDVKSAFEFSREYVDKKKVIYAKITKDGIIEM, from the coding sequence ATGACCAAATACCCGACTATCAGATGTCAGCTTTTTTAATGGCGGTTTATTTTCGTGGAATGACCAAAAATGAACTGACAACCTTTACAATGCTCATGGCTCAGTCAGGTGAAATGGTGGATTTGAGCAAAATAGATGGTATAAAGGTTGACAAACATTCAAGCGGTGGAATAGCTGACACAACCACTCTGGTGCTAATACCACTTGCAGCATCAGTTGGAGTAAAGGTTGCTAAAATGTCAGGAAGAGGACTTTCGCACACAGGCGGCACTATTGACAAGTTAGAATCAATCCCCGGTTTTAAAACAGAGCTTTCTAAACTTGAGTTTATTGAAGCTGTAAACAAAGTCGGAGCAGCCATTGTTGGACAGTCAAAAGACCTTGTTCCAGCTGACAAAAAGATCTATGCTTTGAGGGATGTGACTGCAACAGTTGAGTCAATTCCACTTATTGCTTCATCTATTATGAGCAAAAAGATAGCTTCAGGAGCTGATAAAATAATTCTTGATGTCAAATTTGGAAAAGGTGCTTTTATGAAAAAATATGAGGATGCAAAAGAGCTTGCTAAGACCATGGTTGAGATTGGCAATCTGGCTGGCAGGGAAACTGTAGCATATGTGACTGATATGAATCAGCCACTTGGTTTGATGATAGGGAACTCCTTAGAGGTTATTGAAGCTATAGAGGTATTAAAAGGAAGAGGACATGAGGATTTGAGAAATCTTTGTATTGAATTTGCCACAGAAATGATGATTCTTTCAGGTGTTGAGAGAAATAGAGAAAGAGCAAAAGAAAAGTTAATTGAGAGCATTGAAAAGAGCTATGCACTGAATAAATTTAAAGAGATCATTCAAAATCAGGGTGGAAACCCTGAGGTTGTAGATGATTATTCGCTTTTACCACAGGCAAAATATGTTTATGAACTGAAATGTGAAGAAGATGTGTATATCAAGGATATTGATGCACTAAAACTTGGAATAGCTGCTTTGAAACTTGGCAGTGGCAGACAGAAAAAAGACGACATCATAGACTACGCAGTTGGGATTGAGCTGTTTGGCAAGACAGGATGTAAAATTGAAAAGGGCAAACCATATGCAAGAATTTATGCTAACCAGGAGAGTAAATTAAATGAAGCAATTTCGGATGTAAAAAGCGCTTTTGAGTTTTCACGTGAATATGTAGATAAGAAAAAGGTTATATATGCCAAAATAACAAAAGATGGAATTATTGAAATGTAA
- a CDS encoding methyl-accepting chemotaxis protein yields MKFFKNMRISLKILSGFFIILVLFSIMGIIAINSLNKIHDEFDTMYENNVKAFMYISEVLNGFQRQRVNYRNVLLSRNASEMQSYIQRTGEITNLYKSSLQEFSKIIRERDILDEYQKLESYLVQYDQLTNQILELARTDKKAAIDLLFAQSSAQLVADVQNSINNLYNLERKYIEKLNKDASQLASQTRALLIVVIVVSIVAGVILALLISNMISKPLNKMVFVAEAIADGDLTIEIEDDSKDEIGKLAGAFNKMVNGLNQLIYGIKTAAEQVALGAKQLSDASQSLAQGATEQASVVEQLNASVEEVSAQTKQNAQNVEEASKFANQIKEDAKTGMEQMEHMMKAMEEISLASSNISKIIKTIDEIAFQTNILALNAAVEAARAGSYGKGFAVVAEEVRNLATRSANAAKETSSLIESTIKKIEAGDAITKQTHASLDKIAKSIDRMAMIMNDISYSSKEQSEAITQISEGINQVANVVQSNSANSQETAAASEELYSQADTLKSLVERFKTKA; encoded by the coding sequence ATGAAGTTTTTTAAGAATATGAGAATTTCATTAAAGATTTTATCAGGATTCTTTATAATTTTGGTTCTATTCTCTATTATGGGGATTATAGCAATAAATAGCTTGAACAAAATTCATGACGAATTTGATACTATGTATGAAAATAATGTAAAGGCGTTTATGTATATAAGTGAAGTACTGAACGGATTTCAAAGGCAGAGAGTAAATTATAGAAATGTTTTACTTTCTCGAAATGCAAGTGAAATGCAGTCTTATATTCAAAGAACAGGCGAAATAACCAATCTTTACAAGTCAAGCTTACAGGAGTTTTCAAAGATAATAAGAGAAAGGGATATTTTAGATGAATATCAGAAGCTTGAAAGTTATCTTGTCCAGTACGATCAGCTTACAAATCAAATATTGGAACTTGCCAGGACAGACAAAAAGGCTGCAATTGACCTTTTGTTTGCGCAAAGTTCAGCTCAACTTGTAGCAGATGTTCAGAATTCAATAAACAATTTATACAACCTGGAACGCAAATACATTGAAAAGTTGAATAAAGATGCTTCTCAGTTGGCATCTCAAACCAGAGCTTTGCTAATAGTTGTAATTGTTGTGTCAATAGTTGCTGGAGTGATCCTGGCTTTACTTATCTCAAATATGATTAGCAAACCTTTGAACAAAATGGTTTTTGTTGCCGAAGCAATAGCAGATGGTGATTTGACAATTGAAATAGAGGATGATTCTAAGGATGAAATAGGGAAGCTGGCTGGTGCATTTAATAAAATGGTAAATGGTTTGAACCAGCTTATTTATGGGATTAAAACAGCTGCAGAGCAGGTTGCACTTGGAGCAAAACAACTTTCTGACGCATCACAGAGTCTTGCACAGGGTGCAACAGAGCAAGCATCAGTTGTGGAGCAGCTTAATGCTTCTGTTGAAGAAGTTTCTGCTCAGACAAAGCAAAATGCTCAGAATGTTGAAGAAGCATCTAAGTTTGCCAACCAGATTAAGGAAGATGCAAAGACGGGAATGGAGCAGATGGAACATATGATGAAGGCAATGGAAGAAATTAGTTTAGCATCATCGAATATATCGAAAATCATAAAAACAATTGATGAGATAGCATTCCAGACAAATATACTGGCCTTAAACGCAGCGGTTGAAGCAGCAAGAGCAGGCAGTTACGGTAAAGGGTTTGCGGTTGTGGCTGAAGAAGTGAGGAATTTAGCAACGCGAAGTGCGAATGCTGCTAAAGAGACAAGCAGCCTGATAGAATCCACTATAAAAAAGATAGAAGCAGGTGATGCTATCACAAAACAAACACACGCTTCTCTTGACAAGATTGCAAAGAGTATTGACAGGATGGCAATGATTATGAACGATATTTCCTATTCTTCAAAAGAACAGTCAGAGGCAATAACACAGATTTCAGAAGGTATAAATCAGGTGGCAAATGTTGTGCAGAGCAATTCGGCAAATTCTCAGGAAACTGCTGCTGCCTCAGAAGAGCTTTACAGCCAGGCAGATACACTTAAAAGCCTTGTTGAAAGGTTTAAAACAAAAGCATAA
- the deoC gene encoding deoxyribose-phosphate aldolase, with the protein MTRIEIARFIDHTLLRSNATHAEIKKLCDEALMYSFASVCVNPYYVKVCKEYLKDSPVKVATVIGFPLGVNTKKTKIFETKGAFEDGADEVDMVINIGALLEGNYDYVYEEIKSIVDVAREYKNKIVKVIIETSELNDQQKIEACKIVMAAGADFVKTSTGFSKSGAKYEDIILMRKVVGDKVKIKASGGIRTYEDALKMIQAGASRIGTSSGVAIVSGN; encoded by the coding sequence ATGACAAGAATTGAAATAGCCAGGTTTATTGACCACACTTTACTCAGGTCAAACGCCACCCATGCAGAGATAAAAAAGCTTTGTGATGAAGCACTCATGTATTCTTTTGCTTCAGTTTGCGTCAATCCATACTATGTGAAGGTTTGCAAAGAGTATTTAAAAGATTCACCAGTGAAAGTTGCAACTGTTATAGGTTTTCCACTTGGTGTAAACACCAAGAAAACTAAGATCTTTGAAACAAAAGGGGCATTTGAAGATGGAGCAGATGAAGTGGATATGGTAATAAATATTGGAGCTTTGCTGGAAGGGAATTATGATTATGTATATGAAGAGATAAAGAGTATTGTTGATGTTGCAAGGGAGTATAAAAATAAAATAGTAAAAGTAATTATTGAAACATCTGAGCTAAATGACCAGCAAAAGATAGAAGCCTGTAAAATAGTTATGGCAGCAGGAGCAGATTTTGTCAAAACATCCACCGGATTTTCTAAAAGTGGAGCTAAATATGAAGATATAATTTTGATGAGAAAAGTGGTTGGTGATAAGGTTAAAATAAAAGCTTCGGGTGGTATAAGAACATATGAAGATGCACTTAAAATGATTCAAGCAGGTGCAAGCAGGATTGGCACAAGTTCCGGTGTTGCAATTGTTTCGGGCAACTAA
- a CDS encoding DUF6873 family GME fold protein has product MKYLRFPHLPDNKVTHVLIDKRAYDKTVYLLEDLKINIIFCEKSNDVYEAISSHPDIFYFHYESNLIFAAPNSPKKTTSELFKLGFNIIFGEKGISKKYPEDIGYNLARIDKYIFHNFRFTDRIILNYIERDNLRKIHVNQGYTKCSILIVSNKAIITSDKKIYQKAIENNMDALLIVPGFIKLEGLSYGFIGGCGGLIDRDVLIFNGDISKHPDYSKIKEFLKKQKVECLCAEGFELSDIGSIIPLCQQ; this is encoded by the coding sequence TTGAAGTATTTGAGATTTCCCCACCTGCCAGACAATAAAGTAACCCATGTTTTGATTGATAAAAGGGCATATGATAAGACAGTATATCTATTAGAAGATTTGAAGATAAATATAATCTTTTGTGAAAAGTCAAATGACGTATATGAAGCCATATCTTCTCATCCAGATATATTTTATTTTCATTATGAAAGTAATTTAATCTTTGCCGCTCCCAACTCACCAAAGAAGACTACCAGTGAACTTTTTAAGCTGGGGTTCAATATAATATTTGGTGAGAAAGGTATATCTAAAAAATATCCCGAGGATATTGGTTATAACCTGGCGAGAATTGATAAATACATCTTTCACAATTTCAGATTTACTGATAGAATTATTTTAAATTATATAGAAAGAGATAACCTGAGAAAAATACATGTAAACCAGGGATATACAAAGTGTTCAATATTGATTGTAAGCAATAAGGCAATTATAACCTCAGATAAAAAAATATACCAGAAAGCTATTGAAAATAACATGGATGCACTTTTGATAGTGCCCGGATTTATAAAATTGGAAGGGTTAAGCTATGGATTTATTGGTGGTTGTGGAGGACTGATTGACAGGGATGTTTTAATTTTCAATGGTGATATATCAAAACATCCGGATTATAGCAAAATCAAAGAGTTTCTAAAAAAACAAAAAGTTGAATGCTTGTGTGCAGAAGGTTTTGAGCTTTCAGATATAGGTTCAATCATTCCTTTGTGTCAGCAGTAA
- a CDS encoding phosphopentomutase: MKVVLIVLDSVGVGELEDAKLYGDEGSNTLSNTSYAVGGLDLKNLYKLGIGNITDIKGTPPNPNAIGVFGKSREKSKGKDTITGHWEIAGVILEEPFKTFPQGFPEELIEEFERRIGRKVLGNKVASGTEIIKELGEEHMKTGYPIVYTSADSVFQIAAHEEVIPLEKLYEICEIARGMLVGKWLVARVIARPFVGKDRNSFVRTYNRKDFAVEPPYETLLDNVKDSSLEVVGIGKIEDIFAKRGLTVSIHTEGNMDGINKTLKAMDEVKDGLIFTNLVDYDMLYGHRNDPIGYARALVEFDERLPEIFEKLKEDDILIITADHGCDPTTPSTDHSREHVPVLIYGEKIKKGHNLGTRESFSDIGQTIAEYLNVKPLRNGKSFLKEILI; this comes from the coding sequence ATGAAGGTAGTCCTAATTGTGCTTGACAGTGTGGGGGTTGGTGAGTTAGAGGATGCAAAATTATACGGCGATGAGGGAAGCAACACACTTTCAAATACTTCATATGCAGTAGGTGGCCTGGATCTCAAGAACTTGTATAAGCTTGGAATAGGGAATATTACAGATATAAAAGGTACCCCTCCAAATCCCAATGCGATTGGTGTTTTTGGGAAGTCCAGGGAAAAGTCAAAAGGTAAAGATACAATAACAGGGCACTGGGAGATAGCAGGGGTTATATTGGAAGAGCCATTTAAAACTTTTCCTCAGGGATTTCCTGAGGAGTTAATTGAGGAGTTTGAAAGGCGGATAGGTAGAAAAGTGCTTGGTAACAAAGTGGCTTCTGGAACAGAAATAATAAAAGAGCTCGGAGAAGAACATATGAAAACTGGCTATCCTATTGTGTATACCTCTGCCGATTCTGTCTTTCAGATTGCTGCTCATGAAGAGGTCATTCCTTTAGAAAAGCTTTATGAAATATGTGAAATAGCAAGGGGAATGCTGGTTGGTAAGTGGCTTGTTGCAAGGGTTATTGCCCGACCTTTTGTTGGAAAAGACAGAAATAGCTTTGTCAGGACTTATAACAGGAAGGACTTTGCAGTTGAGCCTCCTTATGAAACCCTGCTTGATAATGTGAAGGACTCAAGCCTTGAAGTTGTTGGTATTGGCAAGATTGAAGATATATTTGCAAAAAGAGGGTTGACTGTAAGCATTCATACAGAGGGTAACATGGATGGAATTAATAAGACCTTAAAAGCAATGGATGAGGTAAAAGATGGGCTTATATTCACTAACCTTGTTGATTATGACATGCTCTACGGACACAGAAATGACCCGATAGGCTATGCCAGGGCTCTGGTTGAATTCGATGAGAGACTTCCAGAGATTTTTGAAAAACTCAAAGAGGATGATATTCTCATAATTACAGCTGACCATGGATGTGACCCTACAACACCGAGCACAGACCATTCACGTGAACATGTGCCAGTATTGATATATGGTGAGAAGATTAAAAAAGGTCACAATCTTGGTACAAGAGAAAGTTTTTCTGATATTGGTCAGACCATTGCTGAGTATTTGAATGTAAAGCCTCTTAGAAATGGGAAGAGCTTTTTAAAAGAGATTTTGATATAA
- a CDS encoding response regulator, whose translation MKRVLIVDDAAFVRYSLKQTLEKHGFEVVGEACDGKSCLKMFSALKPDIVTLDITMPEMDGIEVLKRIMQIDRNAKVVMITALGQEEKVKEAVLNGAKGFIVKPYKEEYLVKLLNSL comes from the coding sequence ATGAAAAGGGTTTTGATTGTGGATGATGCAGCGTTTGTCAGGTATTCGTTGAAGCAGACGTTGGAAAAACATGGATTTGAAGTGGTTGGTGAGGCATGTGATGGAAAAAGCTGTCTTAAGATGTTTTCAGCTCTCAAACCTGACATTGTTACACTTGACATTACTATGCCCGAAATGGATGGTATAGAAGTTTTAAAAAGGATTATGCAAATTGACAGGAATGCAAAAGTGGTTATGATAACAGCTCTTGGACAGGAAGAAAAGGTAAAAGAAGCAGTTTTGAATGGAGCAAAAGGTTTTATTGTAAAACCTTACAAAGAAGAGTATCTTGTAAAACTGCTAAACTCTCTGTAA
- a CDS encoding purine-nucleoside phosphorylase: MYYQRVKEAAEFIKNHIPEIPEIAIILGSGLGEFAETMENRVVLKYSEIPHFPVSTVKGHKGNLVFGEVKGRKILAFQGRFHLYEGYKVHEVVFGVRAAGLLGIKSLIVTNAAGGISQFLSPGDLMVIKDHINLSGENPAIGEDAQYFGERFFDMTYAYDREIIEKAKDVYKKNRVDYKEGVYAFLKGPSYETPSEIKMLRILGADAVGMSTVPEVIAARQMGLKVFGISCITNMAAGILDKKLSHQEVIEVSNMVAEKFKKIIVDLIEII, from the coding sequence ATGTATTACCAGAGAGTTAAAGAAGCCGCTGAGTTTATCAAAAATCATATTCCTGAAATCCCGGAAATTGCTATCATATTGGGAAGTGGACTTGGAGAGTTTGCAGAGACAATGGAAAACAGAGTTGTGCTAAAATATTCTGAGATACCGCACTTTCCTGTATCAACAGTAAAAGGTCACAAAGGTAACCTGGTATTTGGAGAAGTAAAGGGAAGAAAAATTTTAGCATTTCAAGGAAGATTTCATCTTTATGAAGGGTATAAAGTGCATGAGGTTGTGTTCGGTGTAAGAGCAGCGGGACTTTTGGGGATTAAAAGTTTGATTGTGACAAATGCAGCGGGAGGAATCTCACAGTTTTTATCACCCGGTGATTTGATGGTGATTAAAGACCATATCAATCTGTCAGGTGAAAATCCGGCAATTGGTGAGGATGCACAGTATTTTGGCGAAAGATTTTTTGATATGACATATGCATATGATAGAGAGATCATTGAAAAAGCAAAAGATGTCTATAAGAAAAACCGGGTTGACTACAAAGAGGGAGTGTATGCATTTTTAAAAGGACCTTCATATGAAACACCTTCTGAAATAAAGATGCTCAGAATTCTTGGTGCTGATGCTGTTGGCATGTCGACCGTGCCAGAAGTGATTGCAGCAAGGCAGATGGGACTCAAGGTATTCGGGATTTCCTGCATCACAAATATGGCAGCGGGAATTTTGGATAAGAAACTTTCACATCAAGAGGTTATAGAAGTATCAAATATGGTAGCAGAGAAGTTTAAAAAGATAATTGTTGATCTTATTGAAATAATATGA
- a CDS encoding chemotaxis protein CheW has translation MQDRVINESLEELEEGMKDRYLIFTVDNQYYGIEIKYVIEIVGLLPITYLPHQRDYIRGIVNLRGKIIPVIDARIRLGKVYKEYQERTCIIVVSINGFQVGIIVDYVNEVAIIKEEEITSLPEVERQDDKRFVKGVANSSGRLILLLDCEKFVSPEKIEL, from the coding sequence ATGCAGGACAGAGTAATAAATGAAAGCTTAGAGGAATTGGAAGAGGGTATGAAGGATAGATACCTTATTTTTACAGTAGATAACCAGTACTATGGGATAGAAATAAAATATGTGATAGAGATTGTAGGGCTTTTACCCATTACTTATCTGCCTCATCAGCGGGACTACATCAGAGGAATTGTCAATTTAAGAGGTAAGATAATACCTGTAATTGATGCGAGAATAAGGCTTGGGAAAGTATATAAAGAATATCAAGAAAGAACATGTATAATTGTTGTTAGCATAAATGGTTTTCAGGTTGGAATTATTGTTGATTATGTTAATGAGGTTGCGATTATAAAAGAGGAGGAGATTACATCTCTTCCGGAAGTGGAAAGACAGGATGATAAAAGATTTGTAAAGGGTGTAGCAAATTCCTCTGGAAGACTAATTCTTCTGCTGGATTGTGAAAAGTTTGTAAGCCCCGAAAAGATTGAACTTTAA